From the Salarias fasciatus chromosome 16, fSalaFa1.1, whole genome shotgun sequence genome, one window contains:
- the LOC115403632 gene encoding granzyme B-like, translating to MTMIQISCIVYMFLLVSITGAVESNIVAGRVAKPHSRPYMASLQFNGAHICGGILIREDFVLTAAHCKDPQEMMVVLGGHNISATEKTQQRIEVARYHQHPKFTGQYEYDIMLLQLKKMAKLNKYVKTIGIPNKNGKTPANINCAVAGWGRTRENMPPSDVLRETTEKIQFNFECKNIWGIYFNSEHMMCTKFDRKKGGVCQGDSGGPLICNKKVEGITAYTKEDDCSNPRYPHVFTKVNYFSSWIKKVMKPSVNVA from the exons ATGACCATGATCCAGATAAGCTGCATCGTATATATGTTCCTGCTCGTCTCCATCACTG GAGCTGTTGAGAGCAACATCGTGGCTGGGAGGGTTGCAAAGCCCCATTCCAGACCCTACATGGCATCACTCCAATTTAATGGAGCACATATATGCGGTGGGATACTTATTAGAGAGGACTTtgttctgactgctgcacactgcaaaGA TCCTCAAGAAATGATGGTGGTGCTTGGAGGCCACAACATTAGTGCAACAGAAAAAACTCAGCAACGGATTGAAGTGGCCAGATACCACCAGCATCCAAAGTTCACGGGACAATATGAATATGACATCATGTTACTTCAG ctgaaaaaaatggCCAAGCTCAATAAGTATGTGAAGACTATTGGAATACccaacaaaaatggaaaaactcctGCAAACATCAACTGTGCTGTAGCTGGATGGGGAAGAACTAGAGAAAACATGCCTCCTTCAGATGTTCTGAGGGAAACTACAGAGAAAATACAATTCAACTTTGAGTGTAAAAACATCTGGGGCATATATTTTAACAGTGAACATATGATGTGCACCAAGTTCGACAGAAAGAAGGGGGGAGTGTGTCAG GGTGATTCTGGTGGACCACTTATATGCAACAAGAAGGTTGAAGGTATCACAGCTTACACCAAGGAAGATGACTGTTCTAATCCACGTTATCCTCACGTCTTCACCAAAGTGAATTACTTCAGTTCTTGGATCAAGAAAGTCATGAAGCCATCAGTGAATGTTGCATGA